A genomic region of Raphanus sativus cultivar WK10039 chromosome 6, ASM80110v3, whole genome shotgun sequence contains the following coding sequences:
- the LOC108808535 gene encoding LOW QUALITY PROTEIN: uncharacterized protein LOC108808535 (The sequence of the model RefSeq protein was modified relative to this genomic sequence to represent the inferred CDS: inserted 1 base in 1 codon; substituted 1 base at 1 genomic stop codon): MQWTRLPDPCGATWGLRIGLIGNGTKGLYQGVGVKHRPWSQFRWCPTQYQALSFEGALHWLAEDGPVVAYNPNCVGTIKTMRHVVGTMDEXACVLINVSETLTVSTGHLRIPQLVASVDHRHLYMWTLADYKGSIWRXEHEPTSFTDLPWPQDWTFYDQNYMLMSRFATQPETRKRILYPKPLCCHPYNLLLVYFCLPQSIVVSLDVATRPMKLITTLSKSSTQGVNWNEYDKVIPMHLDPSLISNHGHVLQQRRRKHRFF, translated from the exons ATGCAGTGGACTCGTCTTCCTGATCCCTGCGGTGCGACTTGGGGGTTACGCATTGGATTAATTGGCAATGGGACGAAAGGGCTTTACCAA GGCGTTGGGGTTAAGCATCGGCCTTGGTCACAATTCAGATGGTGTCCAACTCAATAT CAAGCCTTGTCCTTTGAAGGAGCCTTGCATTGGTTAGCAGAGGATGGGCCTGTCGTGGCTTACAACCCAAATTGCGTAGGCACCATAAAAACCATGAGACATGTCGTGGGAACGATGGATGAGTAGGCATGTGTTTTGATCAATGTCTCAGAGACCTTAACTGTCTCCACAGGCCATCTACGCATCCCTCAGCTCGTTGCATCTGTTGATCATCGACATCTCTATATGTGGACACTCGCGGACTACAAAGGATCAATATGGA CAGAGCATGAGCCTACCTCTTTCACTGACCTTCCTTGGCCGCAAGACTGGACGTTCTATGACCAAAACTATATGCTTATGTCACGCTTTGCGACTCAACCAGAAACCAGAAAGCGGATTCTTTATCCAAAACCTTTGTGTTGTCATCCATACAATCTTCTCCTCGTCTACTTTTGTTTGCCCCAAAGCATTGTTGTCTCTCTTGACGTTGCAACTAGGCCAATGAAGTTAATTACCACACTGAGCAAAAGTAGCACACAAGGCGTGAACTGGAATGAGTATGATAAGGTGATACCAATGCACTTAGACCCTTCTCTAATCTCGAATCATGGCCACGTGCTGCAGCAGAGACGTCGTAAACACAGATTCTTTTAG
- the LOC108809281 gene encoding cytochrome P450 94B3 gives MAFPLNIFLLAFLVMLIILIFYSYSTKKIQETTARGPRAYPLIGSTLSFNKNRHRLLQWYTELLRLSPSQTISIPLLGSRRTIVTANPENVEYILKTNFFNFPKGKPFTDLLGDLLGKGIFNVDGHAWSSQRKLASHEFSARSLRSFSFEVLKDEVENRLLPVLSAAADAGRTVDLQDVLKRFAFDVVCKVSLGWDPDCLDLTRPVNPLAEAFDTAAGISARRATEPVYAVWKVKRALNVGSERRLREAIRTVHVLVHEIVRAKKKSLEIGGTGEEAKQDLLSRFLAAGHDGESVRDMVISFIMAGRDTTSAAMTWLFWLLSENGNVERKLLEEVDPLIGLGLGFEELKEMSYTKACLCEAMRLYPPVSWDSKHAASDDVLPDGTRVKKGDKVTYFPYGMGRMENLWGKDWDEFKPSRWFDSEPGSTLPVLKPVSPFKFPVFQAGPRVCVGKEMAFMQMKYVVGYVLSRFEIVTVNKDKPAFVPLLTAHMAGGLKVKIKRREVMSQDSHLTSIRDHARTF, from the coding sequence atggcaTTTCCTCTAAACATTTTTCTTCTAGCGTTTCTTGTAATGCTCATCATCTTAATTTTCTATTCATACTCAACTAAAAAGATCCAAGAAACCACCGCACGTGGACCAAGAGCGTATCCACTCATTGGCTCCACACTCTCTTTCAACAAAAACCGTCACCGTCTCCTCCAGTGGTACACCGAACTCCTCCGTCTCTCTCCGTCGCAGACCATCTCGATTCCTCTCCTTGGAAGCCGTCGCACCATCGTCACCGCTAACCCGGAAAACGTTGAATACATTCTCAAGACAAACTTCTTCAACTTCCCGAAAGGGAAACCTTTCACCGATCTTCTCGGTGATCTCCTCGGAAAAGGCATTTTTAACGTCGACGGTCATGCATGGAGCTCGCAGCGTAAACTCGCTAGCCACGAGTTCTCTGCTCGTTCGCTCAGGAGTTTCTCTTTCGAGGTTCTTAAAGATGAAGTCGAGAACCGTCTCTTACCGGTGCTGTCGGCGGCGGCTGATGCTGGCAGGACAGTGGACTTGCAAGATGTTTTGAAACGCTTTGCTTTCGATGTTGTTTGTAAAGTCTCTTTGGGTTGGGATCCGGATTGTTTGGATTTGACCCGACCCGTTAACCCACTTGCGGAGGCGTTTGATACAGCTGCTGGGATTAGTGCTCGCCGTGCCACGGAGCCGGTTTACGCTGTTTGGAAAGTGAAGAGAGCGCTGAACGTGGGAAGCGAGAGGAGGTTGAGAGAAGCGATTAGGACCGTACACGTGTTGGTGCACGAGATCGTcagagctaagaagaagagTCTCGAGATAGGAGGTACCGGAGAAGAAGCCAAACAAGATCTTCTGTCGAGGTTTCTAGCCGCCGGGCACGACGGAGAATCGGTGAGAGACATGGTTATTAGTTTCATCATGGCGGGAAGGGATACGACATCAGCGGCGATGACTTGGTTGTTTTGGTTGTTGTCTGAAAACGGTAACGTGGAGAGGAAGCTTCTGGAGGAAGTGGACCCGTTGATAGGTTTAGGGCTGGGGTTTGAGGAACTGAAAGAGATGAGTTACACGAAGGCTTGCTTATGTGAAGCCATGAGGCTTTACCCACCAGTGTCGTGGGACTCTAAGCATGCCGCAAGCGACGACGTTTTGCCTGACGGCACACGTGTCAAGAAAGGTGATAAGGTGACTTATTTCCCGTACGGTATGGGGAGGATGGAGAATCTGTGGGGGAAGGATTGGGATGAGTTTAAGCCGAGCCGTTGGTTTGATTCTGAACCGGGGAGTACACTGCCGGTTTTGAAACCGGTTAGTCCTTTCAAGTTTCCGGTTTTCCAGGCTGGACCCAGGGTTTGTGTAGGGAAGGAGATGGCGTTCATGCAGATGAAGTACGTGGTTGGTTATGTTCTGAGTCGATTTGAGATTGTAACGGTTAATAAGGACAAACCGGCTTTTGTTCCTCTTTTGACAGCTCATATGGCTGGTGGACTCAAGGTGAAGATCAAGAGGAGGGAAGTCATGTCACAAGACTCACACCTCACATCGATCCGTGACCATGCGCGCACGTTTTAA
- the LOC108809666 gene encoding uncharacterized protein LOC108809666 produces the protein MFGRLRPPPSSPDSLERYPAKIIKDDPLSVYESTLLKLKQGSRLDAVAPSSESEIENPSLSSDTQREAHEVTLCNGSDDGMAIDSGSCVKKKSPSVLSMFCRYKSQAQTRNLSLAVDTTTTETESAL, from the exons ATGTTCGGGAGGTTGAGACCGCCGCCGTCGTCGCCGGACAGTCTAGAGAGATATCCGGCGAAGATCATCAAAGACGATCCTCTCTCCGTCTAcg AGTCAACACTGCTTAAGCTTAAGCAAGGCTCAAGACTTGACGCTGTTGCTCCGTCTTCAGAATCGGAGATTGAGAATCCGTCTTTATCTTCAGATACACAGAGAGAAGCTCATGAGGTGACTCTGTGCAATGGCTCTGATGATGGAATGGCTATAGACTCGGGTTCTTGTGTAAAGAAGAAGAGTCCGTCAGTGCTTTCTATGTTTTGCAGGTACAAGAGTCAAGCTCAGACACGAAACTTGTCTCTCGCTGTGGATACCACTACGACAGAGACTGAGAGTGCTTTGTAG